Part of the Diabrotica virgifera virgifera chromosome 6, PGI_DIABVI_V3a genome, CGATGAAAGTCTAATTGGCTTTGTGGATGCTGATTGGGGAAATGATGTAAATGACCGGAAATCTGTAACTGGGTATTTGTTCAAGCTATTTGGGAATACTATACATTGGGTTACTAAAAAGCAAAACTGTGTAACACTATCtacaactgaagccgagctagtTTCTTTATGTAGTGCTGTGAGTGAGGGCATTTGGTTAAAGAAATTAATGATGGATTTTGGAATTCATTTTGATAAAATAACTTACTTAGAAGATAATCAGGGATGCATTGCTCTTATTAAAAATCCAGAGAACAATCGTAAGGTTAAGCACATCgatttaaaatatcattttgtaAATGAACAGTTTAAGAAAAATGAGATAGACTTGAAATATATCGATACAAAATGTCAGGAAGCCGATATTCTAACTAAAGGTTTACCATATATATCATTCtcaaattttaaattgaatttaCGTCTTAGAGATTTTTAGCGAGGGAGGGTGTTGAGCGAATCGCTAAAAACCTCCTAGTTCCATTCTGTGTCATACAGGCTAGTTTTGGTTAATGTCAATTGTCAGGTCAATATTAGACAGCAGATTTGTATTGTATATGTAAGATGTAAATGTAAGAGTTTGATTTAAATACATGTAGAAAATAGGAAGAAAATATTTGCTCCAGATAATCCCAAGGGAAAATACTATAGATATCAAAATTTTGTTCTTCTCGACAGTTTAGCATTTTCGACAGTTGACAGATTATAATTGAATAACTGTTataaattacaacacaaactaacgAATGTGATACATTCGACATTTAGCGGTGTATAATTAGTTTAgttttatacaaaacaaaagtatCAAATATGTATATCATTTTCGTCAGTTTGCAGTGAACCAAATGGaaaaatgttcatattcgatAGTTTAAACAGCATATTTCCCGCGCTCCTAATCAAGCTACAATAATGAGAATTTGCCAGATGATGTATCACGAATAATGCGAGGACAAGGTATCGAATCTGAAAAAcccgatttttcacattcgatagttggaaatagTAGGGATGATATGTGAGAGTTTTCGTCAGTGTACaatctcaaatgttttttcaggTCACTTCTTTGgccaaactgcttaaaacaaatttcacacttgagTTTTTTCTCCAGTGTGGATTCTTATATGACATTTCAAATGATGTGCTGTGCTAAACGGTTTAAAACAAGTTCCACATGATGTGTAAAAGCCTTACACTTTAATGTGCGTTCTCGAATGTACTGTCAAGTTATCTGCTGTGCTAAACTGCTCAAAACATATACCACACTTGAACGATTTTTCTCCGGTGTGCaatctcaaatgttttttcaaactaCTTCTTTGGCTAAAGtgtttgaaacaaatttcacatttgtacagtttttctccagtgtgcactctcaaatgtcttttcaaattatttaattggctaaattgattaaaacaaatttcacacttgtaagatttttctccagtgtgcactctcaagtgTTTTTTCAAATCACTTGCTGTAGTAAACTGCTTTAAACATATTTCACAATTGTAcaatttttctccagtgtgcactatcaaatgtttttttaaagaaCTTCCTGTGGTAAACTGCTTAAGACAAGATTCACatttgtacggtttttctccagtgtgcactctcaagtgTATTTTCAAATCACTTCTTGTagtaaattgttttaaacaaatttcacattcataaGGATTATGTCCACTGTGTGTTCGCAAATGTGCTTTAAAATAAGTTGCTCTAGTAAATAACTttgaacaaatttcacacttgtgaggtttttctccagtgtgggtTATTGCATGATCTTTCAAATGATGTGCTGCACTAAACGACTTACAACAAATTTCACACGTGTAAGGCTTTTCACCAGTATGCGCTCTCAAATGTACTGTCAAGTTATCTGCTCTActgaactgcttaaaacaaatatcacacttgaAAGATTTCTCcccagtgtgcaatctcaaatgAGTTTTCAAATTGCTTGCTTGAATAAAtcccttaaaacaaattttacacttgtagGGTTTTTCTTCACTGTGTGTTCGCAAATGTGCTTTTAAATAAGTTGTTGTAGTAAattcttttaaacaaatttcacacttgtaaggtttttttcCAGTGTGCACCAACAAATGTTGTTTCAAGTAACTTTCTGtagtaaattgcttaaaacaaatttcacacttatgaggtttttctccagtgtgcactctcaagtgTTTGTTCAAATCACCTTTTCTAGCAAACTGCTTTATACAAATTTCACACATATGAGGTTTTTCTCCACTATGTATTCGCAAATGCACTTTTAAATGAGATACTTTAGTAaattgcttgaaacaaatttcacatttgtaaaGTCTGTCTCCAGTCctaattttcaaatttttgtttaatatttttccttcAACCTGGTGGCGTCCTTTATGAGGCGAATGTAAGGTTTccataattttcattttgttgtCCTCCTGGGAACAACCTGAAATACAAACCGACTATAAACATTTTACTGGAACACAAAAACTTTACTGGAAATATAGTCATAAATATACAGGGCACAGTAATTAAGCCAATAGAAAGAACTAGAACAGCAtttaacaatatgaaaaaaacTCCTCATAAGCaaagattccttgaaatagagcGATCTTTTTCGTGCTATATCAACAAAATATTTCGAGCCGATCTGGCCAGACAAACCAAGCCTTAAGGCTTTTCTTCAGTGTGCGCTCTCGAATGTACTTTCAAGTTATATGCTGTACTAAACTACTCAACACAAATATCatacaaatgttttttcaaactaTTTCTTTggctaaattgcttaaaacaaatttcacacttgtaaagtttttctccagtgtgcactatcaaatgttttttcaaataacTTCCTGTGGTAAACTGCTAGTTTCATTTTGCCTATTTGACAGAACTTCTTAAAACATATTTCTTGAACATGAAGATTGAAGTTTTGTTAAAGAATTTCCCAATGTTGCGGTTCATTATGACGTCTTTTGCAGAACTATTCGTCGCATTGTAGATGTTTACAGAGAAACTGGTAGCGTAACTACTCATAAGCCAGGTTTGTTTCGACAAAGAATACAGAATCAGACTCATTGTCGTGCGTCCTATACAATGTTATAGGCTCAATTAGAAGAATAGTTACGTTATGTAGCGATGTTGGTAGTGGACAAATACAGCATCTtctttgatttatttattatcgtTACTTATATTTTGgttcat contains:
- the LOC126886882 gene encoding zinc finger protein 226-like — its product is MDINQETSEKTCKIELEETCGGPLDGFKVEIKEEPKTEPAYDTFEYLDLKKFPLKTEVEQDEYKFTPFEEKQTTNEESCSQEDNKMKIMETLHSPHKGRHQVEGKILNKNLKIRTGDRLYKCEICFKQFTKVSHLKVHLRIHSGEKPHMCEICIKQFARKGDLNKHLRVHTGEKPHKCEICFKQFTTESYLKQHLLVHTGKKPYKCEICLKEFTTTTYLKAHLRTHSEEKPYKCKICFKGFIQASNLKTHLRLHTGEKSFKCDICFKQFSRADNLTVHLRAHTGEKPYTCEICCKSFSAAHHLKDHAITHTGEKPHKCEICSKLFTRATYFKAHLRTHSGHNPYECEICLKQFTTRSDLKIHLRVHTGEKPYKCESCLKQFTTGSSLKKHLIVHTGEKLYNCEICLKQFTTASDLKKHLRVHTGEKSYKCEICFNQFSQLNNLKRHLRVHTGEKLYKCEICFKHFSQRSSLKKHLRLHTGEKSFKCGICFEQFSTADNLTVHSRTHIKV